The following proteins are co-located in the Micromonospora viridifaciens genome:
- a CDS encoding tryptophan 2,3-dioxygenase, with product MTVEQTTAVRPATASQRAARAARNGGEPTLEFADRVPYDAYVRASTLHGLQQPLSDDPGEMSFLMVSQIMELYFGLTCHELRHAQRELRANRIWEALPPLRRAALHLEGLNAAWQGLRWMTPADFNRFRDRLGEGSGFQSAMYRQLEFLLGLRDPALIRPFRRQAEVYAELTAALAAPSLWDDVVALLARRGFDLPAELLERDVAIEHESHPAVEAAWVRVYADGGPDNHLRLLGEALTEVAERFGDWRWHHVKAVQRTMGAKVGSGGSAGLAWLQRSMARVVFPELWSARTAM from the coding sequence CTGACGGTGGAACAGACCACGGCGGTACGTCCGGCCACCGCGAGTCAGCGGGCGGCCCGGGCGGCGCGAAACGGCGGCGAACCGACGCTGGAGTTCGCCGACCGGGTGCCCTACGACGCCTACGTGCGGGCGAGCACGTTGCACGGTTTGCAGCAGCCGCTCAGCGACGACCCGGGCGAGATGTCCTTCCTGATGGTCAGCCAGATCATGGAGCTGTACTTCGGGCTGACCTGCCACGAGCTGCGGCACGCCCAGCGGGAGCTGCGGGCGAACCGGATCTGGGAGGCGCTGCCCCCGCTGCGCCGTGCGGCCCTGCACCTGGAAGGGCTCAACGCCGCCTGGCAGGGGCTGCGCTGGATGACCCCGGCCGACTTCAACCGCTTCCGGGACCGGCTCGGCGAGGGCTCCGGCTTCCAGTCGGCGATGTACCGGCAGTTGGAGTTCCTGCTCGGCCTCCGCGACCCAGCGCTGATCCGCCCCTTCCGCCGGCAGGCGGAGGTGTACGCGGAGCTGACCGCCGCCCTCGCCGCGCCGAGCCTCTGGGACGACGTGGTCGCCCTGCTCGCCCGGCGCGGCTTCGACCTCCCCGCCGAGCTGCTCGAGCGGGACGTGGCGATCGAGCACGAGTCGCACCCGGCGGTCGAGGCGGCCTGGGTGCGGGTCTACGCCGACGGCGGCCCGGACAACCACCTGCGCCTGCTGGGCGAGGCGCTCACCGAGGTGGCCGAGCGGTTCGGCGACTGGCGCTGGCACCACGTCAAGGCGGTGCAGCGGACCATGGGCGCCAAGGTCGGCAGCGGCGGCTCGGCCGGGCTGGCCTGGCTGCAGCGCAGCATGGCCCGGGTGGTCTTCCCCGAACTGTGGTCGGCCCGCACCGCGATGTGA
- a CDS encoding acyl-CoA thioesterase → MSDRFIYHCALRWSDLDAYGHVNNARFLTLYEEARVAMMFTGGRAWGVGSFSDGVVIRRHEVDYLRPVDYALGRATEEAAPAVRIELWVEEIRAASFTVAYELYDGDVLASRARSVLVPFDLAAQRPRRVTPEEHSFLLRYAPGLPA, encoded by the coding sequence TTGTCTGACCGGTTCATCTACCACTGCGCCCTGCGCTGGTCCGACCTGGACGCGTACGGCCACGTCAACAACGCGCGCTTCCTCACCCTCTACGAGGAGGCGCGGGTGGCGATGATGTTCACCGGCGGCCGGGCGTGGGGGGTGGGCTCGTTCTCCGACGGGGTGGTCATCCGTCGGCACGAGGTCGACTACCTGCGCCCGGTCGACTACGCGCTGGGTCGGGCCACCGAGGAGGCGGCCCCGGCGGTCCGGATCGAGCTGTGGGTCGAGGAGATTCGGGCGGCGTCGTTCACCGTCGCCTACGAGCTGTACGACGGTGACGTGCTCGCCAGTCGGGCCCGTTCGGTGCTGGTGCCGTTCGACCTGGCCGCGCAGCGGCCCCGCCGGGTCACCCCGGAGGAGCACTCCTTCCTGCTCCGGTACGCGCCCGGGCTGCCGGCGTGA
- a CDS encoding HNH endonuclease, whose product MPDIRPTAGSGALVLNATYEPLCVVSVRRAAILVLSAKAVCVADGDGILHSARSALPIPSVVRLTRYVRVPYRTHVGLSRRAVFARDGWRCAYCRGPAETIDHVFPRSRGGRHAWENVVAACARCNHTKGDKTPAELGWRLHSLPAAPKGTAWRVLGHRAPDPRWADWLDLRAPEPEAA is encoded by the coding sequence ATGCCTGACATACGACCCACGGCGGGCTCCGGTGCGCTGGTTCTCAACGCCACCTACGAGCCGCTGTGTGTCGTGTCGGTGCGTCGCGCCGCGATCCTCGTGCTCTCGGCCAAAGCGGTCTGCGTCGCGGACGGCGACGGCATCCTGCACAGCGCGCGCAGCGCGCTGCCGATCCCCTCGGTGGTCCGGCTCACCCGCTACGTCCGGGTTCCGTACCGCACCCATGTCGGGCTCTCCCGCCGGGCGGTCTTCGCCCGCGACGGCTGGCGCTGCGCGTACTGCCGGGGTCCGGCGGAGACCATCGACCACGTCTTCCCGCGCAGCCGGGGCGGCCGGCACGCCTGGGAGAACGTGGTCGCCGCCTGCGCGCGCTGCAACCACACCAAAGGCGACAAGACGCCGGCCGAGCTGGGCTGGCGGCTGCACAGCCTGCCGGCCGCGCCGAAGGGGACGGCGTGGCGGGTGCTCGGCCACCGCGCGCCCGATCCGCGCTGGGCGGACTGGCTGGATCTGCGGGCACCGGAGCCCGAGGCGGCCTGA
- a CDS encoding MFS transporter, whose translation MEATVPVEQPAQEGPATFRDVFSLAEFRALFAANALSWVGDYLAKAAVTVLILRETQSVALAATAFAASYLPWLLGGPLLSALAERHRYRQVMVACDLIRMALMVLVALPWMPAWAILALLFAATLANPPSQAARSALMPHILTGDRLVVGLSVSTSSGQAAQVVGYLVGASIAAASPAAALLINAATFALSAVLVRFGLRDRPPAMTAAHRSHLVRETAQGFRIVFGWPVLRAIAVLVFSAMLFSIVPEGLAAGWAAERSGDMDPGLAQAVIMAANPVGYILGGLLMGRLIAPARRLALIRPLAVLAPAVLVPALLDPPPLMVALLAAACGFAVAGLLPVANGLFVRALPDGYRARAFGVMASGTQVIQGAAVLATGALAERFNTPVVVGAWSAAGVVLMTMAVINWPRAETVEAAIEAASAQAGDPDPHPPTRAGAPTQRAAVGERSPQRQAVT comes from the coding sequence ATGGAGGCGACGGTGCCCGTCGAGCAACCCGCCCAGGAGGGCCCGGCCACCTTCCGCGACGTGTTCAGCCTGGCGGAGTTCCGCGCCCTCTTCGCGGCCAACGCCCTGTCCTGGGTGGGCGACTACCTCGCCAAGGCCGCGGTCACCGTGCTGATCCTCCGGGAGACCCAGTCGGTGGCGCTCGCCGCCACCGCGTTCGCCGCCAGCTACCTGCCCTGGCTGCTCGGCGGCCCGCTGCTCTCCGCGCTCGCCGAACGGCACCGGTACCGGCAGGTCATGGTGGCCTGCGACCTGATCCGGATGGCCCTGATGGTGCTGGTGGCCCTGCCCTGGATGCCGGCCTGGGCCATCCTCGCCCTGCTCTTCGCCGCCACGCTGGCCAATCCGCCGAGCCAGGCCGCCAGGTCCGCGCTGATGCCGCACATCCTCACCGGCGACCGGCTGGTGGTGGGCCTGTCGGTCTCCACGAGTTCCGGCCAGGCCGCCCAGGTCGTCGGCTACCTGGTCGGCGCGTCCATCGCCGCGGCCAGCCCCGCCGCCGCCCTGCTGATCAACGCGGCCACCTTCGCCCTGTCTGCGGTGCTGGTCCGGTTCGGGCTCCGGGACCGACCACCCGCGATGACCGCCGCGCACCGCAGCCATCTGGTGCGGGAGACGGCCCAGGGCTTCCGGATCGTCTTCGGTTGGCCGGTCCTGCGCGCCATCGCCGTGCTGGTGTTCAGCGCGATGCTCTTCTCGATCGTGCCAGAGGGGCTCGCCGCGGGGTGGGCCGCCGAGCGGAGCGGAGACATGGACCCCGGCCTCGCGCAGGCGGTCATCATGGCCGCCAACCCGGTCGGCTACATCCTCGGCGGCCTGCTGATGGGTCGGCTCATCGCCCCGGCCCGCCGGCTGGCGCTGATCCGGCCGCTGGCGGTCCTCGCCCCGGCGGTGCTGGTGCCCGCGCTACTCGACCCGCCGCCGCTCATGGTGGCCCTCCTCGCGGCCGCCTGCGGCTTCGCGGTGGCCGGACTGCTGCCGGTGGCCAACGGTCTCTTCGTCCGCGCTCTGCCCGACGGCTACCGGGCCCGGGCGTTCGGCGTGATGGCCAGCGGCACGCAGGTCATCCAGGGTGCGGCCGTGCTGGCCACCGGGGCACTCGCCGAGCGGTTCAACACCCCCGTGGTGGTGGGTGCCTGGAGCGCCGCCGGGGTGGTCCTGATGACCATGGCGGTGATCAACTGGCCGCGTGCGGAGACGGTGGAGGCGGCCATCGAGGCGGCCTCGGCCCAGGCCGGGGATCCCGACCCGCACCCCCCGACCCGGGCTGGCGCTCCCACACAGCGCGCGGCGGTCGGCGAGCGCAGCCCGCAGCGGCAGGCGGTGACCTGA
- the ettA gene encoding energy-dependent translational throttle protein EttA: MAQFIYVLDKARKAHGDKVVLDNVTLNFLPGAKIGVVGPNGAGKSSLLKIMAGWDQPSNGEARLMPGYTVGMLAQEPPLNDAKTVLGNVEEAVAETKAKLERFNKIAEQMATDYSDELMEEMGKLQEELDNADAWDIDSKLELAMDALRCPPPDAEVTQLSGGERRRVALCKLLLEAPDLLLLDEPTNHLDAESVQWLEQHLAKYAGTVIAITHDRYFLDNVAGWILELDRGRAIGYEGNYSTYLEKKAARMAVEGRRDAKMKKRLDEELEWVRSNAKARQTKSKARLDRYEEMATAAEQTRKLDFEEIQIPPGPRLGSTVIEANNLTKAFGERVLIDGLSFSLPRNGIVGVIGPNGVGKTTLFKTIVGLEEPTSGSVKVGETVSLSYVDQSRAGLAGDKTVWETVSDGLDHLLVGKVEMPSRAYIAAFGFKGPDQQKPTKVLSGGERNRLNLALTLKIGGNVILLDEPTNDLDVETLGSLENALLEFPGCAVVISHDRMFLDRVATHILAWEGDDQNPAKWFWFEGNFEAYEKNKIDRLGAEAARPHRVTYRKLTRD, translated from the coding sequence GTGGCCCAGTTCATCTACGTCCTGGACAAGGCGCGCAAGGCGCACGGCGACAAAGTCGTGCTCGACAACGTGACGCTGAACTTCCTGCCGGGGGCCAAGATCGGTGTGGTCGGTCCGAACGGCGCCGGCAAGTCCAGCCTCCTCAAGATCATGGCAGGCTGGGACCAGCCGAGCAACGGCGAGGCCCGGCTGATGCCCGGCTACACCGTCGGCATGCTGGCCCAGGAGCCGCCGCTGAACGACGCCAAGACCGTCCTCGGCAACGTCGAGGAGGCGGTCGCCGAGACCAAGGCCAAGCTGGAGCGGTTCAACAAGATCGCCGAGCAGATGGCGACCGACTACTCCGACGAGCTGATGGAGGAGATGGGTAAGCTCCAGGAGGAGCTGGACAACGCCGACGCGTGGGACATCGACTCCAAGCTCGAGCTGGCGATGGACGCGCTGCGCTGCCCGCCGCCGGACGCCGAAGTCACCCAGCTCTCCGGTGGTGAGCGCCGCCGGGTGGCGCTGTGCAAGCTGCTGCTGGAGGCGCCCGACCTGCTGCTGCTCGACGAGCCCACCAACCACCTGGACGCGGAGAGCGTGCAGTGGCTGGAGCAGCACCTGGCCAAGTACGCCGGCACCGTCATCGCCATCACCCACGACCGGTACTTCCTCGACAACGTGGCCGGCTGGATCCTCGAGCTGGACCGCGGCCGGGCGATCGGCTATGAGGGCAACTACTCCACCTACCTGGAGAAGAAGGCCGCCCGGATGGCCGTCGAGGGGCGCCGCGACGCCAAGATGAAGAAGCGCCTCGACGAGGAGCTGGAGTGGGTCCGCTCCAACGCGAAGGCCCGCCAGACCAAGTCCAAGGCCCGGCTCGACCGGTACGAGGAGATGGCCACCGCGGCGGAGCAGACCCGGAAGCTGGACTTCGAGGAGATCCAGATCCCGCCGGGCCCGCGCCTGGGAAGCACCGTCATCGAGGCCAACAACCTGACCAAGGCCTTCGGCGAGCGGGTGCTGATCGACGGCCTCAGCTTCTCGCTGCCGCGCAACGGCATCGTCGGCGTGATCGGCCCGAACGGCGTCGGTAAGACCACCCTGTTCAAGACCATCGTCGGGCTGGAGGAGCCGACCTCCGGCTCGGTCAAGGTCGGCGAGACCGTCTCGCTGTCGTACGTCGACCAGAGCCGGGCGGGCCTCGCCGGCGACAAGACGGTCTGGGAGACGGTCTCCGACGGGCTGGACCACCTTCTGGTGGGCAAGGTGGAGATGCCCTCCCGGGCGTACATCGCCGCGTTCGGCTTCAAGGGGCCGGACCAGCAGAAGCCGACCAAGGTGCTCTCCGGTGGCGAGCGGAACCGGCTCAACCTGGCGCTGACCCTGAAGATCGGCGGCAACGTCATCCTGCTCGACGAGCCGACCAACGACCTCGACGTGGAGACCCTCGGCAGCCTGGAGAACGCGCTGCTGGAGTTCCCCGGCTGCGCCGTGGTCATCTCGCACGACCGGATGTTCCTGGACCGGGTCGCCACGCACATCCTGGCCTGGGAGGGCGACGACCAGAACCCGGCGAAGTGGTTCTGGTTCGAGGGCAACTTCGAGGCGTACGAGAAGAACAAGATCGACCGGCTCGGCGCCGAGGCGGCCCGCCCGCACCGGGTGACCTACCGCAAGCTCACCCGCGACTGA
- a CDS encoding alpha,alpha-trehalose-phosphate synthase (UDP-forming), whose translation MTVRSSFVVVANRLPVDEVSTPEGRQWRRSPGGLVTALHPVLAAHQGTWVGWAGGTGAAPEPFDLEGIRLHPVPLSAEELERYYEGQSNATIWPLYHDAVETPAYKRRWREAYRLVNARFAEAAADVAAEGATVWVQDYQLQLVPAMLRELRPDLRIGFFLHIPFPPIELFMQMPFRTEILRGLLGADLVGFQQRLAAQNFVRLARHLLGLRYEGQMIQVDGRRVKAGAFPISIDTKEMERMAADPAIQARAKEIREELGNPRTIILGVDRLDYTKGIELRLKAFRELLADGKLTVPDAVMVQVATPSRERVEHYQALRVKVEREVGRINGEFGRVGVPAVHYLHQSYSRSELAAMYVAADVMIVTPLRDGMNLVAKEYVASRADQGGALVLSEFAGAATELRQAFLCNPHDPDAVKDALLRAVHVERPEARRRMRIMQRHLRTHDVGHWASSFLTELGVPDAEAA comes from the coding sequence GTGACCGTCCGTAGCTCCTTTGTCGTAGTGGCGAACCGTTTGCCGGTCGACGAGGTGAGCACACCCGAAGGACGGCAGTGGCGGCGCAGCCCGGGGGGGCTGGTCACCGCGCTGCATCCCGTCCTCGCCGCGCACCAGGGCACCTGGGTCGGCTGGGCCGGCGGCACCGGCGCCGCCCCGGAGCCCTTCGACCTGGAGGGAATCCGCCTGCACCCGGTGCCGCTGAGCGCGGAGGAGCTGGAGCGCTACTACGAGGGGCAGTCCAACGCGACGATCTGGCCGCTCTACCACGACGCGGTCGAGACGCCGGCGTACAAGCGCCGGTGGCGGGAGGCGTACCGGCTGGTCAACGCCCGGTTCGCGGAGGCCGCGGCGGACGTCGCGGCCGAGGGCGCGACGGTCTGGGTGCAGGACTACCAGCTCCAGCTGGTGCCGGCGATGCTCCGCGAGCTACGCCCGGACCTGCGGATCGGGTTCTTCCTGCACATCCCGTTCCCGCCGATCGAGCTGTTCATGCAGATGCCGTTCCGCACCGAGATCCTGCGCGGCCTGCTCGGCGCCGACCTGGTCGGTTTCCAGCAGCGGCTGGCGGCGCAGAACTTCGTCCGGCTCGCCCGGCACCTGCTCGGCCTGCGGTACGAGGGGCAGATGATCCAGGTCGACGGCCGACGGGTCAAGGCCGGGGCCTTCCCCATCTCCATCGACACGAAGGAGATGGAGCGGATGGCCGCCGACCCGGCGATCCAGGCCCGGGCCAAGGAGATCCGCGAGGAGCTGGGCAACCCGCGGACGATCATTTTGGGCGTCGACCGGCTCGACTACACCAAGGGGATCGAGCTGCGGCTGAAGGCCTTCCGCGAACTTCTCGCTGACGGAAAGTTGACAGTTCCGGACGCGGTCATGGTCCAGGTCGCCACGCCCAGCCGGGAGCGGGTGGAGCACTACCAGGCGCTTCGAGTGAAGGTCGAGCGCGAGGTGGGCAGGATTAACGGTGAATTCGGACGGGTGGGCGTGCCTGCGGTGCATTATCTCCATCAGTCGTACAGTCGCTCCGAACTCGCCGCGATGTACGTCGCGGCGGACGTGATGATCGTGACCCCGCTGCGAGACGGAATGAATCTGGTGGCCAAGGAGTACGTCGCATCGCGCGCCGACCAGGGCGGCGCGCTCGTGCTCAGTGAATTCGCCGGTGCCGCGACAGAGCTGCGCCAGGCGTTTCTGTGCAACCCGCACGACCCCGACGCGGTAAAGGACGCGCTGCTGCGCGCCGTGCACGTCGAGAGACCGGAGGCCCGTAGGCGCATGCGCATTATGCAGCGCCACCTGCGTACCCATGACGTCGGCCACTGGGCCTCGTCCTTCCTGACCGAACTCGGCGTGCCCGATGCGGAGGCCGCGTGA
- a CDS encoding class F sortase, with product MRLAARASRRFVRAAGHAATASVATAGTSAHPVPARRTAAAAARWRYAARRGPGAPVLVIATLMVLIVAMLGVERVTGVTVLPDRLFAGIRPPPKGFPVLPASPPTDITISKLDLRAPVHRVGIAPDGSIAVPELEKAGEAGWYDQGPTPGQYGPAVIVGHVDTTTGPAVFHNLRKLDDGDRVEVTREDHSVAVFEVTSVERYDKERLPADQVYGDFSRPNLRLITCGGRWVGGATGYADNLVVYASLVDSRGP from the coding sequence CTGCGGCTGGCGGCCCGGGCGTCCCGCCGGTTCGTCCGCGCCGCGGGCCACGCCGCCACGGCCAGCGTCGCCACCGCCGGCACGTCGGCCCACCCGGTGCCGGCACGGCGTACCGCCGCCGCCGCGGCCCGCTGGCGGTACGCCGCCCGGCGCGGCCCCGGTGCCCCGGTGCTGGTGATCGCCACGCTGATGGTGCTGATCGTGGCGATGCTCGGCGTCGAGCGGGTCACCGGCGTCACCGTGCTGCCGGACCGGCTCTTCGCCGGGATCCGGCCGCCGCCGAAGGGGTTCCCGGTGCTGCCGGCGAGCCCGCCGACGGACATCACGATCAGCAAGCTCGACCTGCGGGCGCCGGTGCACCGGGTCGGCATCGCGCCGGACGGCAGCATCGCCGTACCGGAGCTGGAGAAGGCTGGCGAGGCCGGCTGGTACGACCAGGGGCCGACTCCCGGGCAGTACGGCCCGGCGGTGATCGTCGGGCACGTCGACACCACCACCGGGCCGGCCGTCTTCCACAACCTGCGGAAGCTGGACGACGGCGACCGGGTCGAGGTGACCCGCGAGGACCACTCGGTGGCCGTCTTCGAGGTCACCTCGGTGGAGCGGTACGACAAGGAACGGCTCCCCGCCGACCAGGTCTACGGCGACTTCAGCCGGCCCAACCTGCGCCTGATCACCTGCGGTGGCCGGTGGGTGGGCGGGGCGACCGGCTACGCCGACAATCTCGTGGTCTACGCGTCGCTGGTCGACTCCCGCGGCCCGTGA
- a CDS encoding type III secretion system chaperone family protein, with amino-acid sequence MPWWSWRPGSAGGGDPETRSGITVEDTVRVGPPTPRQPGDDSPAAERPVIADPPAAERPVITDMPATVAPVTLRRVCDALDLLDVRYLADGDGNLLAMWERHAVLVTLEGPDDEILVMRARPHATVPPDWADRAYRVVNEWNHTRRFCKAYVGDPTERGQLPIYAELQVPLGAGTHDALLVEMLECGAAVATTFVDWLHDEGALL; translated from the coding sequence ATGCCGTGGTGGTCATGGCGCCCAGGTTCCGCCGGTGGCGGCGACCCGGAAACTCGAAGCGGGATCACAGTGGAGGACACCGTCCGGGTCGGACCACCGACCCCCCGCCAGCCGGGGGACGACTCGCCGGCCGCCGAACGGCCGGTGATCGCGGACCCACCGGCCGCCGAACGGCCGGTGATCACCGACATGCCGGCTACCGTGGCCCCGGTCACCCTCCGCCGGGTCTGCGACGCACTCGACCTGCTCGACGTGCGCTACCTGGCCGACGGCGACGGCAACCTGCTGGCCATGTGGGAGCGGCACGCCGTGCTGGTCACCCTCGAGGGCCCGGACGACGAGATCCTGGTGATGCGGGCTCGTCCACACGCGACGGTGCCGCCGGACTGGGCCGACCGGGCCTACCGGGTGGTCAACGAGTGGAACCACACCCGACGGTTCTGCAAGGCGTACGTCGGCGACCCAACCGAGCGGGGTCAGCTCCCGATCTACGCGGAGCTCCAGGTCCCGCTCGGCGCCGGCACCCACGACGCGCTGCTGGTCGAGATGCTCGAATGTGGTGCGGCGGTGGCGACCACCTTCGTGGACTGGCTGCACGACGAGGGTGCCCTGCTCTGA
- a CDS encoding mechanosensitive ion channel family protein has protein sequence MRHALTAAANADPPSPECLREPLCKWAWQVTGSAWFAEGSYWILLKPLRIALILLLAFVARWALHRTINRLVRTTTEGAVPTLLKPLRERIPSAALNPEQFVPERRRQRAEAIGSVLRSMVTAFIFGIALLMVLKEFSFDLAPLLASAGIAGVALGFGAQSLVKDLIAGLFMLIEDQYGVGDTVDLGQATGVVEAVGLRVTTVRDGRGVLWYIRNGEIIRVGNKSQGWALVVVDLPIGFASTEEATAVLRTAAASVAMDPELAAQIVEEPEVLGVEQITVDGAVIRTVVKTTAEGQFAVGRELRRRLAEALENSGITAQIAAARLFPGAPPRAAGETGTGGAT, from the coding sequence ATGCGCCACGCCCTGACCGCCGCGGCCAATGCCGACCCGCCGAGCCCCGAGTGCCTCCGGGAGCCGCTCTGCAAGTGGGCGTGGCAGGTCACCGGCTCGGCCTGGTTCGCCGAGGGCAGCTACTGGATTCTGCTGAAGCCGCTGCGGATCGCCCTGATCCTGCTGCTGGCCTTCGTCGCCCGCTGGGCGCTGCACCGGACGATCAACCGGCTGGTCCGGACCACCACCGAGGGCGCGGTGCCCACCCTGCTCAAGCCGCTGCGCGAGCGGATCCCCAGCGCCGCGCTGAACCCGGAACAGTTCGTGCCGGAACGCCGGCGCCAGCGCGCCGAGGCGATCGGCTCCGTGCTGCGCAGCATGGTCACCGCGTTCATCTTCGGCATCGCCCTGCTGATGGTGCTGAAGGAGTTCAGCTTCGACCTGGCCCCGCTGCTGGCCAGCGCCGGCATCGCCGGCGTCGCCCTCGGCTTCGGCGCGCAGAGCCTGGTCAAGGACCTGATCGCCGGCCTGTTCATGCTGATCGAGGACCAGTACGGCGTCGGCGACACCGTCGACCTGGGCCAGGCGACGGGCGTGGTCGAGGCCGTGGGGCTGCGGGTGACCACCGTCCGCGACGGGCGCGGGGTGCTCTGGTACATCCGCAACGGCGAGATCATCCGGGTCGGCAACAAGAGCCAGGGCTGGGCCCTGGTGGTGGTGGACCTGCCGATCGGCTTCGCCAGCACCGAGGAGGCCACCGCGGTGCTGCGTACGGCGGCGGCCTCGGTGGCGATGGATCCCGAGCTGGCGGCCCAGATCGTCGAGGAGCCGGAGGTGCTCGGCGTCGAACAGATCACGGTGGACGGCGCGGTGATCCGTACGGTGGTCAAGACGACCGCGGAGGGGCAGTTCGCGGTCGGTCGCGAGTTGCGCCGCCGGTTGGCGGAGGCGCTGGAGAACTCCGGCATCACCGCCCAGATAGCGGCGGCCCGGCTGTTTCCGGGGGCGCCGCCCCGAGCTGCGGGCGAGACGGGTACCGGGGGAGCGACCTGA
- a CDS encoding globin yields MTLFEAVGGEPTFRKLVDEFYAGVATDPLLRPMYPEEDLGPAADRLALFLMQYWGGPHTYSEQRGHPRLRMRHAPFRIGAAERDAWLRHMRRAVDRLDLPPEIATELWNYLERAAYFMVNVIEDPAAGV; encoded by the coding sequence ATGACCCTCTTCGAGGCGGTCGGCGGCGAACCCACCTTCCGCAAGCTGGTGGACGAGTTCTACGCCGGCGTCGCCACCGACCCGCTGCTGCGGCCGATGTACCCGGAGGAGGATCTCGGCCCGGCGGCTGACCGGCTGGCCCTCTTCCTCATGCAGTACTGGGGCGGCCCGCACACCTACTCGGAGCAGCGCGGCCACCCGCGGCTGCGGATGCGGCACGCCCCGTTCCGGATCGGCGCGGCCGAGCGGGACGCCTGGCTGCGCCACATGCGCCGGGCCGTGGACCGGCTGGACCTGCCGCCGGAGATCGCCACCGAGCTCTGGAACTATCTGGAGCGGGCCGCGTACTTCATGGTCAACGTCATCGAGGACCCGGCGGCCGGGGTCTGA
- a CDS encoding Lrp/AsnC family transcriptional regulator, with product MDDMDWALLRELQADARLSYSELSRRVHLSPPAVAERVRRLEESGVITGYHAHVDLTRAGRTVVALIRMSCYGSRCILNDPQVAGWPEIMEIHRITGDACSMLKVAAGSIDEFEAVIDRLAPYGQPSSTMVLSTALGWHPVTPLPPAGPTPPPPARRR from the coding sequence TTGGACGACATGGACTGGGCACTGCTGCGCGAACTCCAGGCCGATGCCCGACTCTCGTACAGCGAGCTGTCCCGCCGGGTGCACCTGTCCCCGCCGGCGGTGGCCGAACGGGTCCGCCGGCTGGAGGAATCCGGGGTGATCACCGGCTATCACGCGCACGTGGACCTGACCCGGGCCGGGCGGACCGTGGTCGCCCTGATCCGAATGTCCTGCTACGGCTCGCGCTGCATCCTCAACGACCCGCAGGTGGCCGGCTGGCCGGAGATCATGGAGATCCACCGGATCACCGGCGACGCGTGCAGCATGCTCAAGGTGGCGGCCGGCTCGATCGACGAGTTCGAGGCCGTCATCGACCGGCTCGCCCCGTACGGTCAGCCGTCCAGCACGATGGTGCTCTCCACCGCGCTGGGCTGGCACCCGGTCACCCCGCTCCCGCCCGCCGGCCCGACGCCGCCCCCGCCCGCCCGCCGCCGCTGA